The genomic region cgTGTGCTTGAAAGTGTGGACCACCTCGATACATCATCGCATCAACTCGTTCTCGTTCTCGTCGTCGCCAGAACAGCCACGACTTCGTCATCTCATCGAGTAAATATTTGGTCGACGGTCGAGAGGTCTTGACGGGTTTCAGGTGCTTGTGTCGGCGAACAGTAGTTGAGGGGGAGACATTAGGTTGTTTATCTCCCATCTTCCGGTAAGAAACTCACCTCTCTGCTTCCATTCACTCCCGCACTCTTGCGAGTTGCTCTCGCTGCTGCCTCGACAaccccgccgccgacaaCAGAGCAAACTGCcaattcaccaccacaacgcTCGGGCCCACTTTCCCTCAACGGCGCAACTATAAATTGGCCGCTTCTGACCCCCCTCCGTCTTTTACGCCAAACAACACCGCGAGATCGTAAATTGCCATTTCACTCTGCGACTACAAAGCACTCTTTATTTGCGCATTATCACAATCTGCACGCTTCAGGAAGTCATCTAACAGCTCTACCCCGCAGATTAGTTCGCGCGCAGACAAAGTCATCTAAAAAGTCGCTTTGAGATCTCACAACCGCAATCATGGATGCGATTCAAACCCACCCCACGAGCGCTGCCCAGGCCAAAGCCTTCACTGCCCCCGGttctctctccttccccaCCGGACATGCCGATCTGAACCAGTCGGTCGCGGGCAATGGCACTGTCGCCAATGGCGCACAGCAGTCGGGCGTCCAAACCACCAACGGTGCTGGGGTGACTCCCGCGACCCCCGCTGCGACGCCGGGCGCCGCTTCAGCTGGACCCAGTGGTATCACACCCACTCTTCAGTAGGAACACCTTTGCATTGCTTTGCAAATAAATGTAGGCTGACCTCCAAAGGAACATTGTCGCGACTGTCAATCTTGACTGCCGTCTGGACCTGAAGACAATTGCGCTGCACGCTCGCAATGCTGAGGTACGTGTTGCGATCTGGTCTGGGCAGACAGCTCTTTTGAGCGACTTTGCTCCATGACCTTATCGTCAACAATTTTGCCAAGCCAGGTCTAACATGCTGTAGTACAACCCCAAGCGTTTCGCCGCTGTTATCATGCGTATCCGTGAGCCCAAGACCACCGCTTTGATCTTTGCTTCGGGCAAGATGGTCGTCACTGGCGCCAAGTCGGAAGATGACTCCAAGCTTGCTTCCCGCAAGTATGCCCGTATCATTCAGAAGCTCGGCTTCAACGCCAAGTTCACCGACTTCAAGATCCAGAACATTGTGGGTTCTTGCGACATCAAGTTCCCCATCCGTCTGGAGGGTCTTGCTTCCAAGCATCACAACTTCAGCTCCTACGAGCCCGAGTTGTTCCCCGGTCTCATCTACCGCATGATCAAGCCCAAGATTGTGCTCCTCATATTCGTCAGCGGCAAGATTGTTCTCACAGGCGCGAAAGTTCGCGAGGAGATCTATCAAGCTTTCGAGATGATTTATCCCGTGCTGCAGGGTATGTTTTGCCATGTGATTGCCAGTTTCCATGATGACGTCATTGTACTAACTTTGCCCGCCAGATTTCCGCAAGATGTAGATTTCGTCTCATCACTGCGCCTGGCACGTGGACTTTCCATCCCACTTTGGGCACCCATGTGAACGACTTGTACATTACCCCCCACTTCACCCTTACCGAAAACCCTCTGGCCGCGAATGAGTATTACGAATATCATACCCCTCCCAAAAAGCACTTGATCACCGACCGTCGGCGACTAGCACAAAACCGCCCATCGGTTTCGCCTTTTTCGGTCACCCAAACTTGTatttttgctgtttttgttttctctttttttgtcAGCATTGCAATGGCGTTCCGGGGGAATCAACAATCGGGGGACAGACGATAAAGGATCCACGCGCGGATTTGACTTCTACCTGAATTCGGGTTATAGTACATAGATTTTTTCTGGAGATGGCGCGCGCAACAACTCGACGGATCGGCGAAGAGGAACTGGGGGCCTGGTTTATTTTTGCGCAGCGCACAAGGGGGATCtggctcttttttttctcctgcCACCGTCGTTGTTTTAATGGCTCGGGATGATGGCAACTGGGATTTGAGCGGGTTACCAATGAGGCGGTGGGAACGACATGAATGTGCGAAACAATCACAAAAAAAGAGGAGCGAGAAAGGAATTTCCACGCCGCACGGCTCACCTCAATCTCTGGGTGTTTGTCGATCATCTcaagattttttttttccaatGGTGGGAatgagaaaagaaaaagagaagagagagtgAGATTTGGGGGATTTTACGGGTGGGATCTGGGACATGATCCGGCAAACCTGACATCATggttcttctttttttgttttttttaatCACGCGGAACAAAAGCTGGTTTGCTGATTTTgtctgtttgttgttgtctggtTCTCGGACACGACGACGAAAAAAGAGGCACAACCTGCAAGATGAAGAACACATGACCCCCTCAAACTACTCgaggtgtgttgttgttggcgcaAGCAAAGCGACGGCCACTGCGGTTtgcaccacacacacacacaaacaagaaaagaaagacgATTGGTGGTGGGCTCTTTTgcaagaaacaagaaaaacGACAGCCGCACACATTACAGGACTGCCTTGAGCTTTCTTTATCCGCAAGGAAACAAAAAGCTTTCCGGTATTTCAAGCCTTGAGCGAGGGGAGAACATCAAGGATGGTGAGATCCTTTGGGCAACCTTTCGCAAATTGGGTGAGAATGGACAACTGGAGAGCAATAATTTCATCTGGGTGAAAGATGGAAAGCTCGCTTCGGCGTTTTTTTAGTTGTGgtttcgtttttttttttttttttttttgcaacaAGGCTATCAATACCATCGTCTTATTTGACAGACATGAGTTTTACCACGCCGCACTGTGTTGTAGTGTGCCCTGCTTTGCCTTGCCCTACCTGTTGCGACATGCACGGTTTGATCGATTTACCTCCTTCCGTATCTTGTTCCATGTTGTGTATCCAGCTGTGCCCCTTTCAAGGCCTCACGCCCCTGTGGTGTCTCTAATTTTACCCCTCCATCGCATCAATACCCCTCACACAGACAGAGCCTTGAGGAGCTCCTCTTCCAGAATCAGCCCAGGCTTTCCCCCTCTGCTGCCGTCCTCTGTAAACAATGCTTTGgttccctccccttccttccaaGCCCACTTTTCCTTGAACTCGGGTGGACAGTTTCGCTGGATGCAGTCCACAATCTTATCGCCAATGACGGGGAGGAACTTGAAGGCGTGGCCACTGTCTCCTGTCGCGACAAAGAGATTCTTCCAGTGAGGATGGTAGTCGATGAGGAAGTCGGCCGTCCGGGTATCAGAATACCAGCATAGTCTCGTCTTGGTGAAGGGACGGTCTACCAACCCAGGCAGCGGCGTCATCTCTCGGAGAGCAGCGCGAAGGTCGGCATCCCCCTCTGCTGGGATGACGAGGTCGGGGTCATGCAACGATGTCCGGGGGATCGAGACGAGGCAGTTGCTTGTGGCAGTTGGCGagacgggaaggggagggaaatgTACAGTTTGTGGGTTGGTATAACCGTAGGCATGGCGAGCTACCTTGAGGACccggttggttggtggaaTGATGAAGAGACcgctggagaggttgaggatgacgggCATCTTGCCGAGGATCTCTTGCTCCTCTtcggtgatgttgaggtACCCCAAGACTTGGCCCGTGGCGACAGCCTGGCCGTCAAGGTCGACAAAGCTTCCTGTCCATGcccctgctgccaccatGACCAGGTCCGCGGTCAAGACGCGTTGGTCTTGTAGCCTCACTCCTGTCACACCGGTGTCATCGTGCTCCAGAGACTCCACTGTGCCAGCAATGAAGTTGACGCGTCCGGTTTGTCTGACTTGCTCGTAGAGCCATGCCATCGACGCGCCGGCGTCTGTCCAGCCGCTGTTGTAGTTGATGTATCCCCAAGCTCCAGAGCTGCCACCGGTCCCGAGAACCTCGCAGATCGCGTCGGCGTTCGGGAGCTCTCGGATGCGCTCGGCGAGCATTGGGTCACGAGAGGCCAGAGATGAAACGTTCTCCCAGCTCTTGCGGGCATAATCCATGCCGGTTAGCTTCTTGTGGGAAGACTCACTTGCGCCACCCTCTACGGGAGGGTCCGCGACTGGCGCGGCAGAGGTGGCatcgccgacgacgaggagacCTGTTTCGTGGTAACGACCCTGGGCGCCGAGATCTGTGGGCTTGTCTTGTTGGCGCCATATCAGCTGAGCTTCATCGCACAGAGCGGCATACGCGTGGTCGGCGTAGTCTGCCCTGACAATGCGGCTCGTGTCAATGGACGCGGCAtcgggggatgggaaggtaGACTGAGAAGAGGGGTCGGACCTGTCAATGACAGTtatggaggtgttgatgaaCTCATGGCGACGAGTGAGAGCATAGGCTGTGGAGAGGCCAAAAAGACCCGAGCCAACAATGAGAATGGAGGACGGGAGGttcgtgttgttgttgttgttgttgctggtggtggtggtggtggtggtagtggaagaggaagaatgttgaggaagggaagaagtCATGGCGGGAGAATAATAACCGTGACAAAGTTGAAGCGAACCCAAACTTTACTTACGCAGCCGAGACAGCTGGCAACACGTGCACGAGACTCTTTTCGAGAGC from Podospora bellae-mahoneyi strain CBS 112042 chromosome 4, whole genome shotgun sequence harbors:
- the tbp1 gene encoding TATA-binding protein (TBP) (EggNog:ENOG503NUCG; COG:K; BUSCO:EOG09264HTG), translated to MDAIQTHPTSAAQAKAFTAPGSLSFPTGHADLNQSVAGNGTVANGAQQSGVQTTNGAGVTPATPAATPGAASAGPSGITPTLQNIVATVNLDCRLDLKTIALHARNAEYNPKRFAAVIMRIREPKTTALIFASGKMVVTGAKSEDDSKLASRKYARIIQKLGFNAKFTDFKIQNIVGSCDIKFPIRLEGLASKHHNFSSYEPELFPGLIYRMIKPKIVLLIFVSGKIVLTGAKVREEIYQAFEMIYPVLQDFRKM
- a CDS encoding hypothetical protein (EggNog:ENOG503NUZZ; COG:E), translating into MTSSLPQHSSSSTTTTTTTTSNNNNNNTNLPSSILIVGSGLFGLSTAYALTRRHEFINTSITVIDRSDPSSQSTFPSPDAASIDTSRIVRADYADHAYAALCDEAQLIWRQQDKPTDLGAQGRYHETGLLVVGDATSAAPVADPPVEGGASESSHKKLTGMDYARKSWENVSSLASRDPMLAERIRELPNADAICEVLGTGGSSGAWGYINYNSGWTDAGASMAWLYEQVRQTGRVNFIAGTVESLEHDDTGVTGVRLQDQRVLTADLVMVAAGAWTGSFVDLDGQAVATGQVLGYLNITEEEQEILGKMPVILNLSSGLFIIPPTNRVLKVARHAYGYTNPQTVHFPPLPVSPTATSNCLVSIPRTSLHDPDLVIPAEGDADLRAALREMTPLPGLVDRPFTKTRLCWYSDTRTADFLIDYHPHWKNLFVATGDSGHAFKFLPVIGDKIVDCIQRNCPPEFKEKWAWKEGEGTKALFTEDGSRGGKPGLILEEELLKALSV